Part of the Hevea brasiliensis isolate MT/VB/25A 57/8 chromosome 16, ASM3005281v1, whole genome shotgun sequence genome is shown below.
atgcaccattataaaatttaattctcATCAAAATGAAATTGGCTCATTTTCAAACAGGTTTACTAATAaaattttgaatatgttatttagAATCTGTTTAGTGTGAcgatcagatacaattgataactGAATAATGCATAATTAATAGTTGTTGCTAGTagcttattataattaatatatcctTTTCGTTTGATAAAATTAGGTCTAATTATTACTATTatgttatatataaaataattaatttaggtATAtcctatattatttattttattattgaaatagatGTATAATTATTACTTAATTGtacaatatattaaaatataattattttttaagtatatataaaaatatataattattataattataatatttatattcatttttatttattataataaataatctatccattaaaaaaatattttaaagacataaattttagaattaataaattaaaaaaaataatataatctaaataaaaaataaaattaaattatcaattagCCGatgaaaataactttaaaaatgaaGTTGATATAAACTGGGTATTTCATCAAGTGGCTACCAGTTATCAATTGAGTGTCTATCAATTATCAACTGTATTCAAATGGTAAATTAGACACTCACTTAATAAATTACACGGCTACTCCAAAATTAAATGAAAACCCTTTGAAAATATTGTTTTCCGAGTTAGTTTCATATTCCCATATTTTGTTATGTCAACCTGTAGCGGAAAAGAAGCTGAAGTCTTCAAAAATGGCGATTCCttgggaaaaaaagaaaaaagcgttctttttctttttttttttaataaaaaataggaTAAAAACCATATCGTAGCTAGGGAGAAGGTTCCCGTATATTCAATAATGTGGTGTACTAATTATGACAACAaacaaagtaaaaaaaataattcactCTATACAGATAATTTATAATTAACGTTTTAAATATTAGATAAATACATGTACATTTCGTTTGTttgtttatatatatgtatatatatacatataaaatgcACTTAAATATCCTATGATTTACTCGTTTGATTAAAAATAGTTTAAGGTTTTCTTTTTTGCACATAAGAGTATTTGGTTTAACACCGTTAGCACTTATGGGGACAATGACTAACGGTATTAGATATTTATTGATGTGAAAAGATATGCTAACATGGCGATGATATGGCAAACGTGATGCTAACGTAGCGTGACATCGCCACATTAGTGACAATTCATCTCAATGttaacatttttattttttttattttggataAAAAAGGCTAAAAGTACATGTCCCTTAAGTGCTAAAGACTGAAGGCACATATCCTGTAAATGTAAAACAATGAAAGCTCGGACCTTGAATATTAAAAGTTTGAAATTACATTTacctttaatttacaaacaaatccttatattttaacaaataaatcctcaaatattataattattttaatttctttgccCTTATTTTTCCCTCTCGTTCTCTTTCTCTCTGTTTATGCCTTTCACCATTTATCTTCCTATTTAGGTCTCTTCCCCATAATCCATCTCTTtcgccctctctctctcttcctatttGGGTCTCTTACCATCCCTATCTCCCTCTCTCCATTTTTGTCTCCCTCTATCCATCTCTTttgccctctctctctctctctctctctctctctctctctctcttccttcctATTTGGGTTTCTCACCATCCCTATCTCCCTCTCTCCATTTTTGTCTCCCTCTATCCATCTCTttcaccctctctctctctcttcctatcTGTCTCTCTCTCCATATATATCTCCCTCACTCCATTTTTGAGAGGGAGAGACAGAGGCAAAAGGATTagcaataattataatatttaagggCTTATTTGTAAATCAAAGTATAAAGTATGCTTAAGTATTATATACTTTCAAATTTTTACCATTTAGGGCCCAAGCTGTAACACCCCAATTTttgaagaaataaaaatatagttgTTATTGGAAATaggaatataatttataaaagttTTGAGGAAAGCAAAAGAGTTAAATTTAAATTGGAGTTAAAAGTAAAGTTATAGAAGTTTTGGGTGAAAAATAAACATTTCGGAGAGTTAaaggactaaaatgtaatttacTTAAAAAAAGTACAGCTGGTACATGGTCACGTGATGCTTTCTTCTTCGGcaacaaataataaaaaaagaagggAAAGTAAAAGAAGAATCggggaaagggaaagaaaaggaaaaaaaaggaagaaagaagaaaaagaaaaagaagagaaggaAAAGGGAGAGAATGGCCAGATTTTTTAGGTTTCTTTGGCAAGGAAGGATGCTGGCAAGGGAAAAAGAGGCAAAGTGGTATGAAAAGTAAGAAATTAGAGAGAGAATGGGAGAAAGAAGATGAATAGGAGTAGAAACAGAGATTGAGCAGGGGCAACAACTTTGTCTTTTGTCCAGATGAGTTTGGTGCATCTTTTCACTCTTAATTTTTGGATAAGTTTGAGGTCTATATGtgtagaagttatggttaaaatttgataatttttcaatagttgaatttagagaaataaattattgaacatAGGCTGTTTGCATttggaattctgaattttggctactgaaatttgagaaaaataaatagttatgatgcttaaaaaattgtgaaatttggtGGAGATGATCTTTAGGATGTTGGAGCTGTTTTGccgaaatttggtgaattttggaCTTGtggtatatgagatataaattattttatatgagtTATTTGAGTAGGAATTATTTctaaaaaatttagaatttaaagGGTTGAATAAATATGTTGATATCTCATAATATAGAGATAATTTGATGCTAAAAATAGTATTGATATTGTATTTGGATGTCTTGaacatatggttaaaatttgaaatttatctgACAGTTaggatatttttatataaatttaaatatacaaATTGTCAAATTTGGTATTAAGGATTTGGTTaagttaaatatattattttgatggaagtaaaattattttgagatACTTTATAATATTTAGTAAATTCTTAAGTGATTATGGAATATTTTAATTAAGATTTGCATATGAAGCATTTgaattaatatttgtataaaGATATAAGTTGGAAATTTATATAAGTTGATATAattattgaattgtgaatttaagCTTTGTGGTatggagtttagtccaattttaagagggaatgctgttgaattttcattataaatttaatatgaaattgaagtttaattaaTAAACTTGATTATAATTATATCATGATATTTTAATAAGAGCTTTTAAAATTGTAGTTATAATTGGATTGTGAAAGAGTTAAGGACCCAAACTGGAGATTAAAGATTTAGACTTATATTAGGTTCTCGTAGGCTCCAGATGGACATGTAATGTAGTTATTGTAGGCCTGAGGTCCTATATGTTGCTTTTTGCTTAATTTTCTTGTAAGGGGTTAGATCCAATTATAGGAGACATTCTGTCAAAATTTCAGTAAGACTTTAGAACTTATTCTTACttctgtaaattaaattaattggttaattttGTCAGTAAATTGATGGAGGTCAGTGTATCTATATAGATGATTGGTGCTGATTAGTCTTCTCCTTTCCAGCTAAATCAGCTATAGTTGGGTCAATCAGTctgtgagttagatattgattatattttgtaatttcaatattatttatatatttttggcATACTCatacattttataaatatatttatattcttagttaaataaattaggaGCACTCTTATTGTTACATATTTATTATTGATAATTACTTGTGTTTGTGGCCCTAGAGATAATTTGAAGCTGTATGtgtgtgttatatatatatacatggtaTATAATGACTATGGGTTGGACAGATAGTCGCGGCTCGAGCTAATTTCGTTGGAACCCAATCCTTTTGGATATGGAAAGTTGGGGTGAGGCATGACTTTGAGTTGATTTCGCTGGCCCCCCACACATAGATTTAAGTGAAAGTCCAGCTTAAGTTGAGCTTATCGGTAGGTCTTGAAATAAGAGAGCTggataggagatcagctcccacaGTATGTATGAAAATACTATTCTAAGTGCATGTGTAGTTTCAAATTATCTTTTTGTGCGAAAATTAGGTAATTTACTTGATATAAGTGATCGGTGTGCATTTCATACTTAGGATTGTATTaattttagatagctatagaaattatatttataatcaatatctaactctCTGAGTAGAACGCTCatcctgttcaactatttttcctaGGTGACAAGTGGatattaacctgctttctttctcGCAGAGAAACTTAAACATTGATGTATTAACTGTATTTATCTTTGTTATATCTAGAACTCCACAGTAACTGTATAAATTTTCCCTTATGATGTAAAATTAACTTGTTAAACTTATTATGTATATGGAATATTAGACTTAGGGTGAGCTAAGCTGAGCTTCCCATTGTGATATCGAATATGATTATGGGTTGTAAGGGTCATTGTGATATTTGATATGATTGTGggttgtgagggtgagctgagctccccaaattatgtattttattatattataggtcgggtgagtttTTCTCCCTGTTAGATTattcattttatggtcggactctgtttgTTTGTTTTCTTGAGTTGGGTCCCTTATTTTGGATTTGGTTGTTAGGTTGCAGTTATGTAGGCTTACTACCGGCCTTGAAGGCCTTATGCTAACCCAAATACTAGTATCGATCCGATCCGTGGAATCGGGTTGTGACACAAGCTTTCCTTTTTTGGCACTTAAAGAACATATTTTagtttttgacatttaggtcccaaaataataataataataataataatattaatattaataataatatacttCAAGCCTTTATGTATAAAAAGGAAAACCTCAAGCCCTTTAATAAATATACTTTTccctattaaatttataaatgcaTATAATAACTTTAAAGACAATAATAATATTATTGAATCAATATTATtggtttaaataatattaatatataattattcacAAACTTTCATGATAATTtagatttttatattttttaatattaaaaaatacttATATATGAGATAAGCTTTTTTTTCCTTGATCAGATgagatgaaaaattttaaaatatactgAAAGTATTAAAAGATAATTCAATTTGATTATATTTAAGAATAAGAAACAAAGCATGGCTCTTTATTTTTTAGTTGAAATATATTATATCGGTCAGTTTTCTTTTAATCCCCGATTTCTGgagaaattattaggtgcacccgGTGCATATACACCATCTCTCACAATCATATAAGACCTACTCTCTATATTGTAAGTAGGGCCTACTTTTCTATGTGAGAGGGAGCATTGTTTTTTAGTACTCCGGGTGCATCTAATAATTAGCCTGATTTCTGCTAACAAATTTTGCACCTGTTCTCTTTTTTTCCCCCTCATGTGAAGGAAAGAAATGCTCTTTGGCAATCTTTGCAACATCATCCATGGTTAAGTCCATACCATACACCCATTACCAATAGGTCGAATCAATAAGGAAGATAATCTACCCAGTTTCAGAATCATCCTCAGGCAACTCTACAATCTTTGTGGAGCTGCTGGAACTGAGTTGAGAGGTTGTTGAACCATTATATTGCTGCACCACCAGGACAGATGCTGAAGTTGTAAAACCATTCGAAGTCAAGAGGTTGCCTACAGGACCCAGCTCAGGGTACTCGGCCTTTTCGGTCAAAGCTGCAGCTACAGGACCCACAGGCATTCGACCAACAACAAACAGATTGCAGCGACTGAACTCCTTAACTATTTCAACAATTtctttagcactattcactggtCTCTCTTCAAATTTTATGGAGTTGTTATCTGAACTCTTCTTGAAGCTAGCTAGAAATGTTTTATCAGCTGATTCTGATGAAATACTGGATTCATCAGTTATATCAACTTTGACCATCTGCCCCATAATATCATTGCTTGGTATGAAGTGAACGATAATTAAACTGATTCCAGGGTGCTCAGCCATTCTTGCACCATAAGCAAGAGCTTCACGATCGTCATGCCCCCCAAAGAATAAGACCGTCACAGTGGAGGAAACATTGCTTGCAGATACATGTGTGCCTCCACCGAACCCACGATCCACCAAAATCCCAACTGAGCATGGAGAGTGCTCTAGAACCCTCTTATTGACCCAACGAAACTCATTTCGAGTTGTCTCCAATGTGCCATCCAACCTCTGATGCTTGTGGAATGGGAGGATTATCATTGCAGCCCTTTTCCTTTCAGCACTGGTGCAGATATCCTCATGCATGTCATGCATTGCCGAGATTGCTGTCATTGGACGAATAAACACACGGTTCAGCTGCCTGAAAGCCTCAAAGGCAACAACGACTTGGTTGGTATCAGACTGCCGCAACTTATTCCAAAAGGGTAGTCCATTCTTTCTTGCCTTATGGACCATAAGGATTGCAGATGTCCTCTCAGAGAGCTCCATAAGGTGCAGAGCATAGACACACAGTCCTTGCCTCTTCTCAGTTCCACGTGAAGCCTCAATGAGATTGATCAATGTAGGGATGTTCCATGTACTGTGGAAGCATGACAAAATCCGAAGCTGAGTATCTGGGTCTTTTCTCTCAATTGTTCTGTGCTTATAATCTGCTATAATCGCTTGTTTCGCTGGTTTATATACCGCTATAACTATAGGTGTTGTGATAAAGGTTGTGAAGATGGCCATCAGAACGCATACTGCAAATGTTTGATCGTTCAGGACCTGCAAGGTATCAGCTTAAATGATTATAACCATGAACTGGAAAATACAAGAACAAATAAATTAACAGGATAATggattaaattaaaatcaataaatgTCTGAATTTGAATTTACCTTTCGATCTTTACCTATGTTGAGGACAATAAGCTCCACCAAGCCTTTAGTATTCATCAAGAACCCCAGAGTTATAGCTTCCCGGATAGGGATTTTGCATAAGAGAGAAACAACTACAGTTCCAACTATCTTCCCAAAACAGGCTGTGCTTATGATTAAAACCAATAAACCCCATGATTGAGCTCCATGAATTGTTGCTATATTGGTCTTCAATCCGCTAGAGACAAAGTACAGCGGAAGGAAGAGACCAGATACAAGATCTTCAACTTTTTCAACTAGAGCACCAGCAAATGGTCCCTCCTTTGGGACAAGAATTCCAATAACAAATGCACCAAAAAGGGCATGAATTCCAATAGAATCAGTGCAAAACCCCGCTGCCAAAACAGTAGCTAATGTAGCACAGACATACATCTCATTTACTGGCTCACCCTGAGGACAACGGTGCGTCATCCATTTAAAGACAGGAGGGATAATTGCAACGCAACAGATAATAAATCCAGCCCCAGATAGAAGCACCCATAAGGATGTGAGGGGTGAATGTCCAGTTCCAGACAGGGCAATGGCAAGAGCAAGTAAAATCCATGCTGCAACATCATTTACGGCTGCTGCTGACATTGCCATTCGACCAACATCAGTGGTTAAGAGCTTGAGTTCTGCCAAAATACGAGCCAAGACAGGGAAAGCAGTGATAGAAAGAGCCACCCCCATGAAGACAAGGAATGGAGCTTCTTTAACACCTTCAGAGATAGTTTTACGAAGAACAAATGATACTCCAATTCCTAATACAAAGGGTAAGCTAATTCCTGCGACAGCTATGCTTAAAGCCTTGTTTCCTGTCTGACGAAGGGACTTCAGGTCTAACTCAAGGCCAACAAGGAACAGAAAGAAAAGAAGCCCAAGATTGGCTAAAGTATCTAACACTGTGAGACTTCTCGCTGGGAAAATACTATTCAGATAGTGCGTGTTTCGACCCAGAGCTGATGGTCCCAGCAGTATGCCTCCCTAACCAAAGAAGATTAGAAGTCAGAACCTTCAATTTACATAAATCCACACTCTCTGTTTCTTGTTGGAAATAAGTGGAAACGTAATCCACGAATAGCACACTTTAgatatccattattgatttaccaATTATCCATAACTTTTTGAAGCATCCAAACTGCATTACAGATGCAAAGAAAGCATATAAAAGAACTAAATCTTAAAGAAAGCAGTTTAtttgaaaattgaagctgtagaGGGGGATATTTCCTGATGCTTGCTAGTTAAGTCGAGTTGAAATTTTGAGAAAAGGAAACAACACTATGCGTTGGGATATCTACGATGCTAAATGAAACAAGTAAACTTTCTTTATTCCAGAAAACAGTGGATGCTGCTGCTAGTGGACTGCATTATGAAGTGAAAGGTGCTCTGAAAGTCTAGATTCAGTTTTGATCAAAAGGCAAAGTAGATATGTTAAAGGATAATTTAATCACTATAATCATTGATGGCTGAAACTGTTGTCTGGTAGATCCTATAGACACTTGAGACGGAAGCTACTTTAAATCATATATGCATATGGCATTTTAAATTCTATCCAATTAACTCTCGTAGTTCATATATGGACTTGAACACCAATTTTCACATATTCAATTGAAAGAACCGCTTGAAATCAACTTTCCAGGAGCCAGGAATCATTAAAGAGTGGAACTTTCAGGATTTTCTGCTTCCCAAATCCCTATCATACAGAACTCTAGTTTTAAAATCACTTTAATCCCCAAGATTTCTCTGTTTCACTTACCACGATTAAGGTCAATCAATCTTAAcaaggaaggaaaaaaaaattctttagCTCCATTCTCATCCAAAACAAAGGAAAACGGAGTTGAATGTAAACTATAAATATAATTTTCCTATAAATATAATTTTCACCATCTTCCCAAAATATATATAGAAGTACGATGTGTAGTAGCatttaaggtatgaaaatgcaaaccAAGTGGAACATCTAGAACCATCACACAAGTATTGCCACAATGTGTTTCAAAGAAGATGGACAATAGGGAGGAATCCATTTTTAAGAATATATAGTTAAACGAAATATAGCATCATTTAACAGGCTAGATATAATTCAAGAACCAGAGTATAAATGGACAAGGTAAAAAAGAACTacaattgaaaaaataaaaataaaaacagatATAAAGGAGGAAGAGGAAAGAACATACAACAATCTCAGCGATGACACGCGGCTGTCGCAATGGCCTTAAAAGTAAAGCAAGAATACGAGTGAGCACAATCACTAGGACAATCTGTATGATGGCAAGAGGCAGTGAATAATCAAGAGGATTATCCCCCTGGAAGACCCCATTGGATGTAGCCTTCATGGGTTTGGGACATGATGCTGCTGTTGCATTGGAagccattttttttcttcttttaaatcACCAAGAAACACAGAAATTCACtgcaagaaaaaggaaaagtcatGACCATATCCCGTAAATCTTTAACActtatttatttcaaaaaaatagAAACGCTTAGCGTGGTCATGCTTAGGCGGATGGAGATACTTGAAATTTTTGGCTTATCACAAATAGGCGAAGTTTCAGGGCTACCTAGGTGTTATTAAAGTCTACTTATCCAGGACtgccaaggaaaaaaaaaattaaaggaaggTTCCTATTATACAATTCTACTTATTTATATAAAAgttattagtattttttttttcttgaatttttattttcaaaaaaacttaaattttaaacttATGAAAATAGCCTTGTTTATTTACTAAGAATAAAGCTACCGTCGGATAAGTTAATCGAATAGGAAATTAtaagttttttattatttaatttcctCTATTTCAATTTTTAAGAAGAAATACAAAAATCAATACAATTGCTGCTAACAAAAATTTGTGAGGAAAGTATTAAAGAAAAAAATCCTCGACAATTAAAAGCATACCTGAATCCATGGAAACCTACATAAAACAATTCTGGCTGGGAAAGGATAAACATAAaaacagaaaataaaataaaaaaaagtataGTGACTTTTATGCTCTATTTAGGATTGAGGTTAagagataatatatatatatattattttaaatatatttaaaaattaaaaatactttttaaatgggtaaaaaattttaattattttaaaatttttataattaaaatatattaaatttaattttaaattaattttaatatactttaattaatataataccaCTTGCCCTTAAACCTACGCATAAACTAATTCAAGTAGAACATACCACTAACAATCCTATGTATTTAAAAGTGGCATTATGCTCTAAAAAAAATTTCCAGTaataatagaaaaagaaaagaaaaaggaaaaggtgTAGTATGAGACAGTTATTGGATTTTGCTAGTGGAAATTTTCTATTGGGGATTCCATTTCCACGGTCATTTATGTCATTCCAAAGTAAGAGACAGGggggacttttttttttttaaattggcaTTTCTATTCAAACATTTGAAACAACAAAGGTGGCTACTGGTTATGTACTACAAAATGTGATGAACATATAATGCATTTATGTGGTGTCATGATACTAGGTCGTTCAACACGGTGGTGTTGGTCTATGCCAATCAGTAGTCAAGTCACGAGTCGGTCCAATCATCACCAACTTGAGATGCATGACTGTCAATTCAAATCAATTAAAACGCACCAACACAATAATTCAAAACACACCCCTAAGATACAAATTTATCTGCCTCAAAAATCAATGTTCGTGTACAGAAACAGCCTAAAAATTTCACTTTAAACgaaccaaaaagaaaaaagagCGATTACTGTAGTTCAAAGAGGAGGAAGAAAGCTACCAGTTTCAGACTTTGAATCATAAAATGAACTGAGTCTAACATATGTAATGCCAAGTCCTTCGTGAGAGAGAGATAtgtaagagagagagaagggaagaGGGAGGAGAATCACCTGAAATTGGTGTGTATACAAGCAAATGGCATGCGATCTCTGCAATCAAGTTTGTTTTCTGTTCATCACACTCTTTGTTCCTTGTTTAAAAagtcaaagaagaagaagaaacggaAAGATTTGTGGACATGGAGGATCGTTGAAGAAGGTGAGCGGAATGGCATTCGGATGAGAAACTGGATCTCAACATTTATGGGACCGCGTAATCGGCCAATACCGCGTGTGCCAGTGTGTTCCCGTTCTCAAAATTACACCGCTACCCACCCAAGCCTAACTGTGttggtggtttttttttttttttttattttatatcttaGATGCTTTTAGAGATTATCCAGCGATAGCACtcctaaaaattaatttattctttCTGTCTTACAAAATTAGGTcacaaaaattaatatttttctatttaatattaaaaggaaaaatttaaTGGAGTAATATGAGTGGATGATATATTaggaaaatattaaataaaatttattattttaattatattttttaatttatatgaaataaaattaaacttaTTTTTATGGGTTGGATGAAATactttaatttgaaattattattattataattaatatataaatttattcttaatttaattaaaattaattttaaattatttaaatttatatcaaattcaattattattaatagaataatatcttaaatatattatatatttaattaaatgaatttaagtAAATGGTATGTAACTCAatacaaatattatttttaaatttaaactgattttaaatttaataattatatattatctaaATGGCACCATGAGCATCTTCCaagtttagtaaaaattttaaaataataaaatataccaTTTTCCAGAGTGTTAATGTTATTTTTGGCATATAGCTgattcaataatttctatttttagAAAGAGAAGTTAACGTACAATTCTAACGGAATTCTAACGGAAAAA
Proteins encoded:
- the LOC110656275 gene encoding cation/H(+) antiporter 18; amino-acid sequence: MASNATAASCPKPMKATSNGVFQGDNPLDYSLPLAIIQIVLVIVLTRILALLLRPLRQPRVIAEIVGGILLGPSALGRNTHYLNSIFPARSLTVLDTLANLGLLFFLFLVGLELDLKSLRQTGNKALSIAVAGISLPFVLGIGVSFVLRKTISEGVKEAPFLVFMGVALSITAFPVLARILAELKLLTTDVGRMAMSAAAVNDVAAWILLALAIALSGTGHSPLTSLWVLLSGAGFIICCVAIIPPVFKWMTHRCPQGEPVNEMYVCATLATVLAAGFCTDSIGIHALFGAFVIGILVPKEGPFAGALVEKVEDLVSGLFLPLYFVSSGLKTNIATIHGAQSWGLLVLIISTACFGKIVGTVVVSLLCKIPIREAITLGFLMNTKGLVELIVLNIGKDRKVLNDQTFAVCVLMAIFTTFITTPIVIAVYKPAKQAIIADYKHRTIERKDPDTQLRILSCFHSTWNIPTLINLIEASRGTEKRQGLCVYALHLMELSERTSAILMVHKARKNGLPFWNKLRQSDTNQVVVAFEAFRQLNRVFIRPMTAISAMHDMHEDICTSAERKRAAMIILPFHKHQRLDGTLETTRNEFRWVNKRVLEHSPCSVGILVDRGFGGGTHVSASNVSSTVTVLFFGGHDDREALAYGARMAEHPGISLIIVHFIPSNDIMGQMVKVDITDESSISSESADKTFLASFKKSSDNNSIKFEERPVNSAKEIVEIVKEFSRCNLFVVGRMPVGPVAAALTEKAEYPELGPVGNLLTSNGFTTSASVLVVQQYNGSTTSQLSSSSSTKIVELPEDDSETG